TGAGCCGGTAGGCGTGTGCGGGCAAATTACACCGTGGAATTATCCGCTGCTGCAGGCGGCGTGGAAGATTGCGCCGGCGTTAGCCGCGGGCAACACGATTGTGATGAAGCCGAGTGAAATTACGCCGCTGACGACGGTGAAGGTGACCGAATTGATGGAAGAGGTCGGCTTTCCTGACGGTGTTGTGAACCTTGTGCTCGGACCGGGAGCGACGGTCGGGAACGAACTCGCGGTAAGCGATGAAGTGGATTTGATTTCGTTCACGGGCGGCATCGTAACCGGAAAGAAAATTATGCAAGCGGCGAGCGGCAATGTGAAAAAAATTGCGCTTGAACTCGGCGGGAAAAACCCGAATATCGTGTTTGCCGATGCCGATTTTGATACGGCGGTCGACCAAGCGTTAAACGCTGTGTTCTTCCATGCCGGGCAAGTTTGTTCGGCGGGCGCGCGTTTGCTTGTCGAGGATTCGATTCACGATGCGTTTGTCGAGGCGCTTGTTGAGCGGGCGAAGCGAATCAAGCTCGGCAACGGTTTCGATGAAGCAACCGAATCGGGACCGATGATTTCCGCAGAACATCGCGCAAAAGTTGAGAAGTACGTGGAAGTTGGCAAAGACGAAGGCGCAAAGGTTGTTGTCGGCGGAGCGCGTCCGGAAGACCCAGCGCTCAAAGACGGCTTTTTCTACTTGCCGACGATTTTCACTGACTGCACGTCAAATATGCGAATCGTTCAGGAGGAAGTATTCGGCCCCGTATTGACGGTTGAACGCTTTGATGGTGAAGAAGAAGCAGTGAAGCGGGCGAACGATACGATTTACGGTCTGGCCGGAGCCGTATGGACGACGGACGGCGACAAAGCTGAGCGCGTCGCTTCTGAGTTGCGAATGGGGACGGTATGGATTAACGACTTCCATCCGTATTTCGCTCAAGCGCCTTGGGGAGGTTACAAGCAGTCGGGTATCGGTCGTGAGCTTGGCAAGCCGGGACTCGAAGAATATACGGAAACGAAGCATGTGTACCGCAATTTAAAACCTGAACCGATTCACTGGTTTAAATAAAGAGAGAAGGTTTGGATGAATGCTTTCGTTTGAATTTCAGCATTCGAATTCAACCTGCTGGGAGGTCGGAGAATGAAAGAAACCTATGACATTGTAATCGTTGGCGGCGGTAGTGCGGGTTCTGTACTCGGCAACCGTCTGAGTGAAGATGGGTCACGAAGTGTCCTCGTTCTAGAGGCAGGACGGAGTGATTACCCATGGGATCTCTTCATCCAAATGCCGGCAGCATTGACCTATCCGTCTGGGAATCGCTTTTACGACTGGATCTACAAATCTGATCCTGAACCGTATATGAATGGACGGTGCATCGCGCATGCCAGGGGAAAAGTGCTCGGCGGTTCGAGCTCGATTAACGGAATGATCTTCCAGCGCGGTAATCCGAAAGATTATGAACGTTGGGGAGCCGATCCCGGGATGGATACGTGGGATTTTGCCCACTGTCTCCCGTATTTCAAACGCATGGAAACGGCTTTAGGATCGGACCCGGACGATAAATACCGCGGCCGTGACGGGCCGCTTAAATTAGAACGAGGTCCGGCGAACAATCCTTTATTCCAGGCCTTTTTCGATGCGGCTGTGGAAGCAGGCTATTCCCGTACGCCGGACGTAAACGGTTTTCGACAAGAGGGATTTGGACCGTTTGATAAGCAAGTATACAAAGGCAGACGATGGTCCGCTTCTCGTGCCTATTTGCGGCCGGTCATGAATCGTCCGAATCTCACCGTGAAAACGCGTGCGTTCGTTACAAGCATTGACTTCGATGGGACGCGCGCAAACGGCCTGACTTATCAACGAAACGGGAAAACACATCAAGTGACGGCAGGGGAAGTCATTCTCGCAGGCGGTGCATTTAACACGCCGCAGCTGCTGCAACTTTCAGGTGTAGGCGATGCTGACTACTTGCGGTCCCTTGGCATCAAGCCGGTTGTTGACCTGCCGGGGGTAGGCGAAAATATGCAGGATCATCTTGAAGTGTACATCCAGCACGCTTGTCCGCTGCCGGTTTCGGAGCAGCCGAACTTAAGCAAAGCGCGCATGCCGTGGATCGGTTTGCAATGGCTGCTCGGACGCAAAGGTCCGGCAGCAACGAACCATTTTGAAGGCGGAGGTTTTGTCCGTTCGAACAAGGACTGTACCTACCCGAATCTGATGTTCCATTTCCTTCCGGTAGCGGTTCGATACGATGGACAGAGAGCGGACACGAAGCACGGATTTCAGGTGCATGTCGGACCGATGTATTCCAATTCTCGGGGGAAATTGAAGATCCGCTCGACGGATCCGACTGAACATCCGAGCATGGTGTTCAACTATCTCTCTACTGAGCAAGATCGGCGTGAGTGGATTGAAGCGGTTCGTATTTCAAGGGAAATCTTGTCGCAGTCGGCAATGGCTCCGTACAATTCAGGCGAAATCTCGCCTGGCCCATCTGTTCAAACGGACGATGAGATTTTGGAATGGGTGGCCAACGACGCCGAGACGGCTCTTCATCCAAGTTGCACCGCAAAGATGGGACCGGATTCGGATCCAATGGCAGTCGTCGATCCGAAAACGATGAAGGTCCACGGGCTCGACAATGTGCGGGTGGTCGATGCCTCTGCCATGCCTTATGTCACGAACGGCAATATTCACGCACCTGTGCTGATGTTAGCGGAAAAGGCGGCGGATCTTATCCTCGGACGCCAACCGCTTGAGCCGGAGTATGTCGACTACTATCGTCATGGGGAACATCCTGCCGATGCGGGCGCCGTAAAAGGATAAGCTGTTGCTGGTAAAAACAAATCGGGCGTTTTTCAGCGTCGAACAAGTGCGAGCGGGAATCCCCCGCGCGCTTTACATATAGCCGAGGAAGAAGGCGATGCCGCCGGCTAGGGCAGGAAATAAGAAAAGCTGCAAGGCTTGATGTTGCCGCTCGTCGGTGATAGCGAGAATGGTGAGCACGCGAAAACCTCCATCAAAAAACGGCATTCCCTTTTAAAGAGGATGCCGTTTCGTGTTGGTTTTACGCCTCCAGCAAATCTGTACCGACAGCGTGAAGGAGGTAAGTTTCTTTTTCAATTTTATAAATGACATGCGTTTCGGTTGCCATGGCCTCGGCTTTTGCAACGTATGGCAATTTCTCTGCCGCTTTTTGCGAGCGGACGTTGTTGCGGTTAATTTTTAAATAAACGGTATGAATGTCACGTTCATTGAACAACTCGTTGAAAAACAAGTTTTTCGCTGCGTGGTTGTAACCTTTGCCGAAATAAGGCCGGCCGATCCAAGTGGCTAAGTATCCGGTGTTTTCATGGATGTCGAACAAGCTGATCGTACCGATCGGATTGCCCGTTTCGTCGAGGATCGTTCGTGAAATCAACTCGCCGTTCGCTTCGCGTTCAACGGTTTGTTTCGTTACAAACATGAATTCGTCAACAGAATAGGCTTTATGCCTGACATAAGGGAAAACGGCCGGATCCATCATCAGCTCAAACAGCGCGGAACAATGCGAAAGTTCACGGTGGACGAGCATCATTGGTCCCTCCTCGCGAGGGTGCATCGGTTCTTCCACCCTCGATAACGAAATGATGTGAAAATCGTTAGGGGTGGGAATCGAACCCACTAGAGCCGGTTGTCCGGCGGCTCACCAATTGCCTTCCCAGATGATTTATCCGAGATTATTATACTCAGTTTTTCATGAAAAAGAAATAGGTTTTTTTGTTAAATTTTTATGATTGAAACAGGTCGAGACGATCGATTCTGGAGACCGCTTCTTGAAGCCTTTTTTCGTTGTCGAGCAACCCGACACGGACGAATCCTTCCCCGGATTTTCCGAAGCCGACACCGGGTGCCACGACGACATGCGCTTTTTCCAGCAAGTAATCGGCAAACGATTCAGAGGTAAAATTCGCCGGCACCGGCAGCCAAGAGAAAAACGATCCTTTCGGAGCGGTCACATTCCAGCCGATGCTTCTCAGGCCGTTGATCCAAACGTCACGACGCTTTTCATAGGTGGTCACGAGTTCTTTGACGCAATCTTGCGAATCTGTCAAGGCAACGGCAGCGGCTTCTTGGACGGCGCCGAACAAGCTCACGTAAAAATGATCCTGCACGAGCTCGAGGCTTTTGACGACACTCGGGTTGCCGACGGCAAATCCGACCCGCCAACCGGCCATGTTGTACGTTTTTGACAAAGAATACATCTCGACACCGACGTCTTTGGCACCCGGCGTTTGCAGGAAACT
The Bacillales bacterium DNA segment above includes these coding regions:
- a CDS encoding aldehyde dehydrogenase family protein; its protein translation is EPVGVCGQITPWNYPLLQAAWKIAPALAAGNTIVMKPSEITPLTTVKVTELMEEVGFPDGVVNLVLGPGATVGNELAVSDEVDLISFTGGIVTGKKIMQAASGNVKKIALELGGKNPNIVFADADFDTAVDQALNAVFFHAGQVCSAGARLLVEDSIHDAFVEALVERAKRIKLGNGFDEATESGPMISAEHRAKVEKYVEVGKDEGAKVVVGGARPEDPALKDGFFYLPTIFTDCTSNMRIVQEEVFGPVLTVERFDGEEEAVKRANDTIYGLAGAVWTTDGDKAERVASELRMGTVWINDFHPYFAQAPWGGYKQSGIGRELGKPGLEEYTETKHVYRNLKPEPIHWFK
- the betA gene encoding choline dehydrogenase codes for the protein MKETYDIVIVGGGSAGSVLGNRLSEDGSRSVLVLEAGRSDYPWDLFIQMPAALTYPSGNRFYDWIYKSDPEPYMNGRCIAHARGKVLGGSSSINGMIFQRGNPKDYERWGADPGMDTWDFAHCLPYFKRMETALGSDPDDKYRGRDGPLKLERGPANNPLFQAFFDAAVEAGYSRTPDVNGFRQEGFGPFDKQVYKGRRWSASRAYLRPVMNRPNLTVKTRAFVTSIDFDGTRANGLTYQRNGKTHQVTAGEVILAGGAFNTPQLLQLSGVGDADYLRSLGIKPVVDLPGVGENMQDHLEVYIQHACPLPVSEQPNLSKARMPWIGLQWLLGRKGPAATNHFEGGGFVRSNKDCTYPNLMFHFLPVAVRYDGQRADTKHGFQVHVGPMYSNSRGKLKIRSTDPTEHPSMVFNYLSTEQDRREWIEAVRISREILSQSAMAPYNSGEISPGPSVQTDDEILEWVANDAETALHPSCTAKMGPDSDPMAVVDPKTMKVHGLDNVRVVDASAMPYVTNGNIHAPVLMLAEKAADLILGRQPLEPEYVDYYRHGEHPADAGAVKG
- a CDS encoding GNAT family N-acetyltransferase — protein: MLVHRELSHCSALFELMMDPAVFPYVRHKAYSVDEFMFVTKQTVEREANGELISRTILDETGNPIGTISLFDIHENTGYLATWIGRPYFGKGYNHAAKNLFFNELFNERDIHTVYLKINRNNVRSQKAAEKLPYVAKAEAMATETHVIYKIEKETYLLHAVGTDLLEA